The DNA region AACTAGGCCACGAAGCAACGACAGTTGCAGCCCACGGAGGAGTAACCCAGTGAGCAGCTGCAAAGCAACAAGCCCACGGGGCAACGACCCAACAAGCTATTGCAGTGCAGCCAACTCAAGACTCGTAGGCCCAAGATACCGTGCAAGCCTAAACTGCGTCGAGATGAGGAAATGCCCAGTACCCATGCTCTCCGGCGACCCAGCTCGCGCCCGCGATCCTACCCGTGCCCGTTATCCGACCTGCACTTGTGGTCTAACCCACTTTTGTGGCCCACTTAATAGCCCAAACCAGTCCAAGACTAGTTCAACCTTCCCAGCTTCAAATTTCTAGACCAACGATTAAACTAGGGGtattttcaccatatttttcAACATATTTAATCCATCCTGGTTTTGATTCACACCCAAAGTCCATCACATTTCCACCACTCAAAGAGACACATACTATTCAAGCTCTTCCACCCCAAATGGCGAATAACACTTGTCCCGACAAGTCATATAGTTGACAATCACCCTCGCGcagcagacgaccttggtgaatcagcttttGCAACACACCGAGATACATTATGCCCCAAACGAGGTGTCTTGAAGTTAGATAAGGGTAGACAACGAACCTCTCCAGCAGCATCCTGGCAAGCAGGCCTTCAACCAGCCACAAACCGAGCATTCTAGCAGTGTACACTTTTGTCTGGACCCTCAtgatagcgtatactctcatCTTAGCACGCAGAGGAGCGTGCACTCCTGATTAAGCCTACTGACAAGCATACACTCACGGTTAGGGCCACACTCTGATGATCAACATGGACAACCttccaggcgaagtgttcattcatAGCTAGGCCTGTAAAGGGCATCTTTCACCCCatatcggagtaggcagcacatTGGAAGGAGAGAAGcaatcactcaatccagctcaagttcaacctgTAGCTTGCGAGCAGCTTGCTCACTTGCCAAGAACGTACCACATGCACCACAATGGTAGCATAAACGAGTCGAGCATAAGAAAGAGCAACCTAGACTAACAGGTCACGACCGGGGGCAACCTAAAGCTCTACTACCCTAGCAGAAGAAAATTTAGGAAGAAGTTGGAAGGCTCCTGACCGaatgattgcatgatttccaacacGACAGAGCTACTAATGAGGTGCTTCGACAATACATGACCAATATAAACAGGTCACCATTCACGGATGAGATTGAGCAGACAGATCCACCTCACAGGTTTACTATGCCTCACTCACTCCTGACAAAGGAAACTAAAATCCAGATCGACATCCCAAACACTACCGTAATACCATTATCCTTTACAGGCAAAACGATGTGCTTATATGCAAGATTTTTGCCACAACTCTACAAGGTGAGGCGCAAGACTGGTTCCACACTCTGCTGCCGCAGTCAATCTGGAGTTTCAACAAACTTTCCTTAGTCTTCACTAAGGAATATTCGTCTAGCTGCTCAATCAAAAGGATGTCCGACCATCTCTTCAGTATCATAAAATACTCTAGGGAGACAATTTGCAACTATGTCAAGAGGCTTAAAGTGGAAAAGGCCAGGATGTTTATTGCAACGAAGGCATAGCAACAACAACATTCAAAAATGGTCTTCCCACTGAGCACCATTTAttcaaaaaattgatcatggGCGAGGAGCTGACTCTGATAActtcgtatgctttggcagagaaacaCACATATGGGACGAGGCCAGTAGAAACGAGTAAAAAAAGAAGTGCATGGATCGTTCCTCAACTAGAGAAGACTCAGTGCCTGAAACATTCACCAAGTTCATAGTTTCAATCAACCAAATTCTTCGTAAGCTCAAGAACGAACCTTAGTTCGAATTGCCACCACCCATGAAGGGTGATCTTATTAAGCTAGATCAGATGAAGTATTACGCATTCCATCAAAGAGAAGCTGACGAATGAAGGTCGGTGCAACGAGTATCTTGACAAGTTAGCGACATGACCTACCCAAGCAGCGGAAGACAACACTGAACCTTCATTAAAGATGATGCAGATTAATGGCATCTTTGTCAGGTCTAAGCACTTTCAGGCCACAGGTAAGAAAGAATCATCCCACTTTCATCAAGTAACAACATGATGAAATGCTTGGGAAAATCTCCCATCACCCCCTGAACCCCATTTAGGCTTATCCAAATAAGTTCGAAGTCTTCAGTAGCTCGTTGAACAAGACCTCGCAAGCCGAAGATTATCCAGTTGATATGCAGTTTCTACCTTTCAGTATAGTTGATACATTtctttattctcaatgaagATTTAAGAAGTTATTCATAAGCCTGGCTCAACTGCTGTCTACAAGAACTACCCAAACCCTTATCTAGGTACGCTCTCTAGTGCGAGGGTAAACTTattccccaacacccatctgggtaTGCTCTCCAGTTCGAAAGGGTAGTCTAATTCCCtaacacccatctgggtaagctctctagtgcgaaagggtaaactaattcctcaGATATTCCCAGACACCTATCTAGGTAAGCTTTCCagtgtgagaggataaactaattttttgacACCCATCTAGGTGTACTCTTTAATGGAATGGGAGAAACTGCCCATGTATTTCACACTACCACTCATTTTGATGTGATTAGTTAACAATTTTCATATTCCACAAATCTTTATCATGTTGTGATGCAGGCCACACAGCTTAAAGGAACAAATACTCAAAGACCAGCTAAGCAGTAAATGGTCAGGGGACAACAGTCGACGATGAACTTAACAGCTCGACGACATGAAGCCAAAACTCACGGCCATAGTGACTTTATAAGATTGTTAGCTTTTTTTAAATCGGCGTGCCCAATCAACAGTTCTATCGCTAAAAGTTTTGCAAGACACTTCAAGCAAGTAAAGTTTCAAGAAAAATGAAGTTGAAGTAAAGTGAAGAAAgcagtttattaaatttctaccAAATTGATAAACTTATAAGAAGGTCACCAAAATCTGATACAAGCTAAATAGAGTAGACTACTCATTTAGCAACTTGAATGACCTTGGGCTCGCCAGCAACCATCATGCCCTCAGCAACTACTTTGTACTCAGTAGTTTGCTTATCTAACACTTCATCTTTAGCAGCTCCGATCTTGGCATCTCTTTCCTCGATTGCTCTATCTATGGtagctgagaaatcaaacttaaaCAATTTCTTTCTTCTAGGCAAGTAGTACATACGTGGCAGCAACAGAAGAAGCGGGATTTGATGCCTCTTTAATTATCGAATCCACTTTTCTAAGTGATGGACAATGGCGAGTCTTTTAGAAGCCAATCTAAACTTAGCCACAACTTGATATTTCACTCTATCTTCGGACCCGGAAGCTAGAAACATCTCGATGTCAAGCTTCCGGAGGCAGCTGAAGGATTTCTTGTCAACTGAAAGTCCAGTAAGCAAGCTAACATACCAACTTTGCGCCTCAGCGCCTTAAGTTGCGACCTCAACCGCGCAGCTGCCCTTGGCTCCAGCCAAGCCAAGCAGCCGAAGCTGTGGTCCCTGCCGACATGCCGTACTACCCTGACGGCTGCCCCGCGACAGCActacccaagaagaagacaaagaaaattaaattttcttaccttggtgcagcgtggagaagacaaagaaatcaacgaaaaacAGTTCTTTAGACGGGCATGCGAAGAAGAATGCTAGGGGAAGGGGAAGAAATATCCTtaactttctctctttcttgtagggatGAATAATTGCCTtccgaagttgatttaatcccaTACTTGGTAAACTTAAATAGGCTTTAGTGgcgatttatttccctttcctagaagaatctaattccaagttgttgatgcacaaaaccggagggatcttggaacaacgtaaatccgaccgtgaatctgcaagaaagtaaagaacacaagatgtatcgtggttcaccccaatgtttgggctacgtccatactgatattgtatttctctgtttgttagAGGATGAAAGGGTGAGagcctctgagggtgagagtcAGGCTTGAGGTTTGTGAAGGTGAAGAggctcttttatagaataagggctcctcacttattacataattacatttgagtccctcgagtatttatacgaggtctaaatacagaggccctaagtatggtacaaacagtagtccctcaagtcttcagtcaagagagtcttttggctagagacttgaaattcagtccatatgtgggccgaagtaactagatgtcgtctagaactgatactctaTATGAGgtggtgcccaatctgaaatgatgctcaactagaagtagcacatattgcgaggctgctcggtttgtggcttatgttgccttggttggctcggcttgtggcgttgaaggtgagggagtcccttttatagaataagggcttgctcctcaatacatgaatgatgggctagagttgatgctcacggcgaagcggttgctcagcaggtggcgatactctctaatgatggtgatggagtcccttttatagaataagggctcgctcctcaatacataagtgatgggctaagcgTCTCTTTCTAATGAagatgagggagtcccttttataaaataagggtacGCTTCTCAATACGTGAATAACGTGCGCTCttttaatgaaagtgagggagtcccttttataaaataagggttcgctcattgatgcataagtgatgggctagagttgatgctctctaatgatggtgagggagtcccttttatagaataagggctcgctcctcaatacatgaatgatgggttaggagtgatgctcgtgacaaggcggttgctcaactggcggcgatgctctctaatgaaagtgagggagtcccttttatagaataagggctcgctcctcagtacataaataatgggctaagtcccccaagtatttttcatgaggcccagttgagacccaatatatggtatataatgtagtcccccaagttttcggtcaatagagtctgttggctggagacttcaaattgaatccatgtataggcCGAAGTGACGGCTGTTcagaggtggtatttgtataccctgcactgacgctttgtaggtgaagctttgcaagtgaagcttttaaagctggagttttgtaaatgaagctttttaagctggagctctcgaagctggagctctgtaaatggagctttcgaagctgattgacatgagtaatgctcatgaatgtttatgttgattgacatgagtaatgctcatggatgttaacatgagtgatgctcatgaatgttgacatgagtgatgcttatgaatgttgacatgaatgatggtcatgaatgtttatgtatgattgacatgagtgatgctcataaatgtttatgtatgattgacatgagcgatgctcatgtataattttggagtactggacgtacttttgatcacctggttggtgataatagcggtaggctgccgaataattttttgtagtattggacgtacttttgatcacctggttggtgataatagagggcctggttcttttaggcatatgggcctttgccctccacataacattccagcccattattttgggcttgcttttttttttctttttttttattaccctctgatggggtttatacagatgtatccgagataagaaaaataaatcacatcattcaaaaacaagaaaagtaaatcacatcattatggtggggtgtttattcatTGCTTTGGTAGTATGGGTGTTTATTCTTTGCTTTTGCATGTGGGTGGTCGATGGCACGCCCTCTTCTGTGAGATCCAGAACACATTTCTGTGTTTACCCCACCATCaaacattacttttttttttaatttcttcttttattcatGTCACTTCTCCTTTCTACttatttcttccctttttcttttttctgaaaTATTCTCTCAACAACTAGTACAGCCCACGTTTAGCCcatcctcctttttctttttctaacctCATAATTGATTCTAACCTTTCAATTCTTCTTCGATGGATTGTTGTCAGAGATGATGACGGCACTAAGGATGTAGAACACAGCCTTATTAACTTGCAAGGGCTGCAATGGCAATGGCAAGGGAAGCTTACGAAATCTGACCGACATACTCTGATCTGATGATCTTTCATCATCTACCCTGTTCACATTTCCTCTAGAAACACCAGAATCATTAATCATCTGACCTCCAGATTGTGGCAAAGCACCTAAATTCGCCACCATTAACAGCGGAGCAGCAACAACAGCAGCATAACTAGCACTTATTTGAGCAAACTGCTCCTTAATCCCAACACCCCTGTTACCACCCTGCATCAATCTTGCCCTATTTTCGTCTATTCGAACCCGAATCGGAGGCAAATTCGACAAGCAAGGCGACGAAGTAGAAGACTCGCATGACGAAGTACTGTTCTCAACAAATGGGGAGTCTTGATTAATCGAATGAACATCATGGACAACCATATTATCAACATTTTTCATCACGACGTTGTTGCCTTGTTTGTTGTTGTCTCCGAAGAAGTCGCATTGCGCCTCAAAATCATTGTAAGAATTCTCACTCCTCGTTAGTAAGTAATCCATAGTGGCAGAATCTGATAGGTTTCTTGGAAGACCCGACCCGTTCAGCGCGTCGACGAACTAAGACTTTCGACGCCTTTGCGTCGTTGAGCAGAACACCCATCGACGCGGTGGTTTCGGGTTTCATGAAGAAGAGGAACAGTCGGAGGCGGGAGGGTTTGTGGGGGGAGGTGGAGGCGGTGCGATCATATTCTTCGACCATGTTGTCAAGATCTTCATTGGTGGTGATGGAGGCAAGCTTAAAACTGGGAGAAGATGCACTTGATTTCCATCTTTTGCACATCGAAGTAAGGCGGAAGAAGGCATATGTTGGTAGTCTCGACAGCACCCTTTCGAGAAGGTCTTAACCTATCCCCGCCATGCCCATTCGCAGTGTTAACACTAGTAGACAGTGCGCCACCTGTCTAACTCCCCGACTTCATCGTTTCGACCCTCGTCCCCATCGCTGCTTCCACAGCATAATTGGGCATTGTCCATGAGTGCAGCGGCATTGGCGTTGTTCTGCCGGTTGTCGTCGTCCTTGGCCTGGTGAGCCAGGACCTGCTCGAGGTTGGTGCAGAGGGCATTGACAGTGGCTTCGTTGGTCTGAGCTAGGTTGTGCCATATTTGGTTCTCTACGCACAACGACTTAACCAGCGCCCAATTCAgcttccccattttttcaatcTCTTCCTCTTTAGCCCTCAGCCGCTTTGCCATCCCGACCTCAATCGCCTCCATTATTCGCCGTGCCTGccgcttcttcttctccttgacATCCAATCTTACCTTCTCCATGTGTTGGGAAATGAGACGGTCGACGTCGAACTGCTGCTGCTACACGTGCAGAGAGATGTCCTTGCCGAGAAAAGAGAAAGGGTCGCAGTTTTTGTAGTTGGTTAACGGCGAAGCCGGGTACGAAGAAGACAAGAATAAAGTTGTCCTCATGGGGGACATTCTGGAAGGAATTCGAGGGC from Malus domestica chromosome 01, GDT2T_hap1 includes:
- the LOC103408175 gene encoding probable BOI-related E3 ubiquitin-protein ligase 2 is translated as MEKVRLDVKEKKKRQARRIMEAIEVGMAKRLRAKEEEIEKMGKLNWALVKSLCVENQIWHNLAQTNEATVNALCTNLEQVLAHQAKDDDNRQNNANAAALMDNAQLCCGSSDGDEGRNDEVGELDRWRTVY